Proteins co-encoded in one Arachis hypogaea cultivar Tifrunner chromosome 11, arahy.Tifrunner.gnm2.J5K5, whole genome shotgun sequence genomic window:
- the LOC112721901 gene encoding uncharacterized protein, protein MEVLDKSWIKRPRNSLEYAQGVSRFIEFAFAHHSADGTIICPCNACAFKKWLTRDEVYDHLICTQFPIGYTFWFYHGERSIGETSNVSSSIFSDVQQNSMADEQHPMVEVDSIQNLISEGLGVGGNIRNGTPVIANEVIDGGAQILDPTKSHATLEAKGFSELLKDGEEPLYEGCTRYSKLSFLLKLFHIKSFCGMTDKSMKIILELLSDAFEYARIPNENRETCKVCNRSRWKTYKKKCPAEASSIIGNKKKKHLAKVLHYFPLKSRLKRLFYSSKTAADMRWHATAENKDNAMRHPRDSEA, encoded by the exons ATGGAAGTTCTGGATAAATCGTGGATTAAGAGACCACGAAATTCTCTTGAGTATGCACAAGGTGTGTCAAGATTTATTGAGTTTGCTTTTGCACATCATTCTGCCGATGGAACAATCATATGTCCATGTAATGCATGTGCTTTTAAGAAGTGGCTAACAAGGGACGAGGTGTACGATCATTTGATTTGTACACAATTCCCAATAGGATATACATTTTGGTTTTATCATGGAGAGCGCTCGATAGGAGAAACTAGCAACGTCTCAAGTAGTATTTTTTCAGACGTACAACAAAATTCTATGGCCGACGAGCAGCATCCTATGGTCGAGGTTGATTCAATTCAAAACTTGATTAGTGAAGGTCTAGGAGTTGGTGGGAACATCAGAAATGGAACACCCGTCATAGCAAATGAAGTCATTGATGGTGGTGCTCAAATATTGGATCCTACTAAATCTCATGCAACTCTTGAAGCGAAAGGGTTTAGTGAGCTGCTTAAGGATGGAGAAGAGCCGTTATATGAAGGGTGTACGAGATACTCGAAGTTATCTTTTCTATTGAAGTTGTTCCATATTAAATCCTTTTGTGGTATGACCGACAAGTCCATGAAGATAATTTTAGAACTATTGAGTGACGCATTTGAATATGCAAGGATTCCAA ATGAGAACAGGGAGACATGTAAGGTCTGTAATAGGTCTAGATGGAAGACATATAAGAAAAAATGTCCAGCTGAGGCATCGAGTATTATTGGTAACAAAAAGAAGAAGCATCTAGCAAAAGTTCTTCATTACTTTCCTTTAAAATCTCGATTGAAAAGATTGTTCTACTCGTCAAAGACTGCTGCTGATATGCGATGGCATGCTACAGCTGAGAATAAGGATAACGCAATGAGACATCCAAGAGACTCTGAGGCCTAG